The following coding sequences lie in one Myxococcus xanthus genomic window:
- the queC gene encoding 7-cyano-7-deazaguanine synthase QueC gives MVKRAVVLISGGLDSTTCLAMAKAKGFEPVCLAVAYGQRHAVELEQARKVAAAMGVTDFRVVSIDLRQVGGSALTADIEVPKDRPSDEMSHGIPVTYVPARNALFLSLALGLAEVVGSTDIYIGVNAVDYSGYPDCRPEFIRSFESMANLATKAGVEGAHFTVHAPLSGLTKADIIREGVKLGVDYGLTHSCYDPDAQGRACGRCDSCVLRKKGFEEAGVPDPTRYTESA, from the coding sequence ATGGTGAAGCGCGCGGTGGTGTTGATTTCGGGCGGTCTGGATTCGACGACGTGTCTGGCCATGGCCAAGGCGAAGGGGTTCGAGCCCGTCTGTCTGGCGGTGGCCTACGGACAGCGGCACGCCGTGGAGCTGGAGCAGGCGAGGAAGGTCGCCGCCGCCATGGGCGTGACGGACTTCCGGGTGGTGTCCATCGACCTGCGGCAGGTGGGCGGCTCCGCGCTGACGGCGGACATCGAGGTGCCCAAGGACCGGCCTTCGGATGAGATGAGCCACGGCATCCCCGTGACGTACGTGCCGGCGCGCAACGCGCTGTTCCTCTCGCTGGCGCTGGGGCTGGCGGAGGTGGTGGGCAGCACGGACATCTACATCGGCGTCAACGCGGTGGACTACAGCGGCTATCCGGACTGCCGTCCGGAGTTCATCCGCTCCTTTGAATCAATGGCCAACCTGGCCACCAAGGCGGGCGTGGAGGGTGCGCACTTCACCGTGCACGCGCCGCTGTCCGGCCTGACGAAGGCGGACATCATCCGTGAAGGCGTGAAGCTGGGCGTGGACTACGGCTTGACGCACTCCTGCTACGACCCGGACGCCCAGGGCCGCGCCTGCGGGCGCTGTGACAGCTGCGTGCTGCGCAAGAAGGGCTTCGAGGAAGCCGGCGTGCCGGACCCCACGCGCTACACGGAGTCCGCGTGA